Proteins from a single region of Deinococcus aquaedulcis:
- a CDS encoding ABC transporter ATP-binding protein, translating to MTGGLGIEVQGFTKRYGRHQAVSDLSFRVPPGQVFGLLGSNGAGKTTTIRALVGLTRPSSGAVRVAGFDVWKEPLRAKAAFGYIPDRPYLYGKLSARELLRFVGQLYRVPGADTTIDRWLDVFRLTDFGNEPVETYSHGMRQKVAIIAALLPDPPVLIVDEPLVGLDPHAARQVRELFRDHADRGRAVLLTTHSLPLAEAVCDRLVVLDRGRVLGEGTMDDLRARTGTEAGGVHGDSLERIFFRLLEEEQAQAERVAEAPA from the coding sequence ATGACCGGCGGACTGGGGATAGAGGTGCAGGGCTTTACCAAGCGCTACGGGCGGCATCAGGCGGTCAGCGACCTCAGTTTCAGGGTGCCACCGGGGCAGGTGTTCGGGCTGCTGGGCAGCAACGGCGCGGGCAAGACCACCACCATCCGCGCCCTGGTGGGCCTGACCCGCCCCAGCAGCGGCGCCGTGCGGGTGGCGGGCTTTGATGTCTGGAAAGAGCCGCTGCGCGCCAAGGCGGCCTTTGGCTACATCCCGGACCGGCCCTACCTGTACGGCAAGCTCAGCGCCCGGGAACTGCTGCGCTTCGTGGGCCAGCTTTACCGCGTGCCCGGTGCCGACACGACCATTGACCGCTGGCTGGACGTGTTCCGCCTGACCGATTTTGGCAACGAGCCCGTCGAAACCTACTCGCACGGCATGCGCCAGAAGGTGGCGATCATTGCCGCGCTGCTGCCCGACCCCCCGGTGCTGATCGTGGACGAACCGCTGGTGGGCCTGGACCCCCACGCCGCGCGGCAGGTGCGTGAACTGTTCCGCGACCACGCTGACCGGGGCCGCGCCGTGCTGCTGACCACCCACTCGCTGCCGCTGGCCGAAGCGGTGTGTGACCGGCTGGTGGTGCTGGACCGGGGCCGGGTGCTGGGCGAGGGCACCATGGACGACCTGCGCGCCCGCACCGGCACCGAGGCCGGCGGGGTGCACGGCGACAGCCTGGAGCGCATCTTCTTCCGGCTGCTGGAAGAGGAGCAGGCTCAGGCCGAGCGAGTGGCCGAGGCCCCGGCATGA
- a CDS encoding putative ABC transporter permease subunit — protein MTARPARAPSLWGLKLRALRRTLQRGPRWGYAFVGVLALLLLIAEVYGSWRALTFLGRFGDIGLNVFARVLEIGLITLSSGVAFSATTAAISTLYLSDDLNFLLAQPLSAVRVFALKVTETFLNAALVPLLLTLPLLLTVAVFFQAPLWAYPVMGLAALLVFAAPVGLGALLAVFLMRVAPVGRVREVSTALGVLISAGLVYAIRALRPEVLVQRLQDPTKVEAVLRDFGGPGSPLLPPSWAAQGIWQAAHGTLAWPLLPLALLTAGLLVAATLLAARAYQEGWARALDSSTPKLDPTPRRAGTVERLFSRLGQGGSLAAKDLRLTLRDPTQWSQLLVVVALAGVYLVSVRAVPIPVPQFRGILGYIQLAFQGFIIAGVAVRLAFPAVSTEGRAYWLLRTAPISPRQIVLSKFLGVLPVTLVMGLVMGLTSAAAMGLGPTLFLLSALVSVSNAFVITALGVGLGAAAPKFDADNPAELGVSPGGLAFMGLSLLYSVVCLLLLARPAAASVLRPDLFPGYAALWTLEGGLGLLGLAVATVLGTWLSLRLGWGRLERWE, from the coding sequence ATGACTGCCCGGCCAGCGCGGGCCCCCAGCCTGTGGGGCCTGAAGCTGCGGGCCCTGCGGCGCACCCTGCAGCGTGGCCCCCGCTGGGGGTACGCCTTTGTGGGGGTGCTGGCCCTGCTCCTGCTGATTGCTGAGGTCTACGGGAGCTGGCGGGCCCTGACCTTCCTGGGCCGGTTCGGGGACATCGGCCTGAACGTGTTTGCGCGCGTACTGGAAATTGGCCTGATCACCCTGTCCAGCGGCGTGGCCTTCAGCGCCACCACGGCCGCCATCTCCACGCTGTACCTCAGCGACGACCTGAATTTCCTGCTGGCCCAGCCTCTCTCGGCGGTGCGGGTGTTTGCCCTGAAGGTCACCGAAACCTTCCTGAATGCGGCCCTGGTGCCCCTGCTGCTGACCCTGCCGCTGCTGCTGACGGTGGCGGTGTTTTTTCAGGCGCCGCTGTGGGCCTACCCGGTTATGGGACTGGCGGCCCTGCTGGTGTTCGCAGCCCCGGTGGGTCTGGGGGCGCTGCTGGCCGTGTTCCTGATGCGGGTGGCCCCGGTGGGCCGCGTGCGCGAAGTCAGTACCGCCCTGGGGGTGTTGATCAGCGCAGGGCTGGTGTACGCCATCCGCGCTCTGCGCCCGGAGGTGCTGGTGCAGCGCCTGCAGGACCCCACGAAGGTGGAAGCGGTGCTGCGCGACTTCGGCGGGCCAGGCAGTCCCCTGCTGCCGCCGTCGTGGGCAGCGCAGGGGATCTGGCAGGCGGCGCACGGCACGCTGGCGTGGCCCCTGCTGCCGCTGGCGCTGCTGACAGCCGGGCTGCTGGTGGCGGCCACCCTGCTGGCCGCGCGCGCCTACCAGGAGGGCTGGGCCCGCGCCCTGGATTCCAGCACCCCAAAGCTGGACCCCACCCCCCGCCGCGCCGGAACAGTAGAGCGCCTGTTCAGCCGCCTGGGCCAGGGGGGCAGCCTCGCGGCCAAGGACCTGCGCCTAACCCTGCGCGACCCCACCCAGTGGAGCCAGCTGCTGGTGGTGGTCGCGCTGGCGGGCGTTTATCTGGTGAGCGTGCGCGCGGTGCCCATTCCGGTGCCGCAGTTCCGGGGCATTCTGGGGTATATCCAGCTGGCGTTTCAGGGCTTCATCATCGCCGGGGTGGCGGTGCGCCTGGCCTTTCCCGCCGTTTCCACGGAAGGCCGCGCGTACTGGCTGCTGCGCACGGCACCCATCTCGCCGCGCCAGATTGTTCTCAGCAAGTTTCTGGGTGTGCTACCGGTCACGCTGGTTATGGGGCTGGTCATGGGGCTCACTAGCGCGGCCGCCATGGGTCTGGGGCCCACGCTGTTTCTGCTCAGCGCCCTGGTGAGTGTCAGCAACGCCTTTGTGATCACGGCGCTGGGCGTGGGCCTGGGCGCGGCGGCCCCCAAGTTCGACGCGGATAACCCCGCCGAACTTGGCGTGAGCCCTGGCGGGCTGGCTTTCATGGGCCTGAGTCTGCTGTACTCGGTGGTGTGCCTGCTGCTGCTGGCCCGCCCGGCTGCCGCCAGTGTGCTGCGCCCGGATCTTTTTCCTGGTTACGCTGCGTTGTGGACGCTGGAAGGGGGCTTGGGCCTGCTGGGGCTGGCCGTGGCGACCGTGCTGGGTACGTGGCTCAGTTTGCGCCTGGGGTGGGGTCGGCTGGAGCGATGGGAGTAG
- a CDS encoding NAD-dependent epimerase/dehydratase family protein: MRVLVTGATGFLGGVVARELRAGGHEVRGLGRDAARGAALERAGVAFVPADLRAADWNRLLRAVDAVVHAAARATLWGRWADFEADNIRPSGALARACAAAGVRLVHVSTPSVYNATGHMQAVREDTPVGPRFDSLYARSKFQAEEAVRAALPDATILRPRGLYGVGDTSLVPRLARALQSGRLPRLTRDEMWTELTHVRNAAHAVALALGRPAPGVYNVTDGQPIPLWATVDRLADALGAPRPGRVVPARLVEGAASLLELGARWHPARPEPPLTASGVRLLTRPMTLDLTRARERLGYAPVVAPDDGLAEVFAHIRGQR, from the coding sequence ATGCGAGTGCTTGTGACCGGCGCAACGGGCTTTCTGGGCGGCGTGGTGGCGCGCGAGCTGAGGGCTGGGGGCCACGAGGTGCGCGGCCTGGGCCGGGACGCGGCGCGCGGGGCCGCGTTGGAACGCGCCGGGGTGGCCTTTGTGCCCGCCGACCTGCGCGCGGCCGACTGGAACAGGCTCCTGCGCGCTGTGGACGCCGTGGTTCACGCGGCGGCCCGCGCCACGCTGTGGGGCCGCTGGGCCGACTTTGAAGCGGACAACATCCGCCCCAGCGGCGCACTGGCCCGCGCCTGCGCCGCCGCTGGGGTGCGCCTCGTGCACGTCAGCACGCCCAGCGTGTACAACGCCACCGGGCACATGCAGGCGGTGCGCGAGGACACGCCTGTGGGCCCCCGGTTTGACAGCCTGTATGCCCGCAGCAAATTCCAGGCCGAGGAGGCGGTGCGCGCGGCGCTGCCAGACGCCACCATCCTGCGCCCGCGCGGGCTGTACGGGGTGGGGGACACCAGCCTTGTGCCCCGGCTGGCCCGCGCCCTGCAGAGTGGGCGGCTGCCCCGCCTGACCCGGGACGAGATGTGGACTGAGCTGACGCATGTACGCAACGCGGCGCACGCGGTGGCCCTGGCCCTGGGCCGCCCAGCCCCTGGTGTCTACAACGTGACCGACGGCCAGCCCATCCCGCTCTGGGCCACCGTGGACCGGCTGGCCGACGCGCTGGGGGCGCCCCGCCCGGGGCGTGTGGTGCCCGCGCGTCTGGTCGAAGGCGCGGCCTCTCTGCTGGAACTGGGCGCGCGGTGGCACCCGGCCCGGCCCGAACCCCCGCTGACCGCCAGCGGCGTGCGCCTGCTGACCCGTCCCATGACCCTGGACCTGACCCGGGCCCGCGAGCGCCTGGGCTACGCCCCGGTGGTGGCCCCGGACGACGGCCTGGCCGAGGTCTTTGCCCATATCCGGGGGCAGCGGTGA
- a CDS encoding class I SAM-dependent methyltransferase: MPRPVYNDAAPFYVAFVDRMLADPDSFWHPLLQRYDELLGPDLPGQRVLDLACGEGHLARRLCAFGPGSVLGIDLAPALIQVAAERADDPRLSFRVDDAQTLATVPDASVDVAVSKLALMDVADHRALFQATARVLVPGSRFLFSLLHPCFEAPFHEERAPRFLLDEAGERLAYRIQTYAQEGPWQSGGSGVRGRLGAHHRTLSTLVNDLLAADFTLRGLHELFSAPSGLLAQVPQTLLLDAERRP; this comes from the coding sequence GTGCCTCGCCCGGTCTACAACGACGCGGCGCCCTTCTACGTGGCGTTCGTGGACCGGATGCTGGCCGACCCAGACAGTTTCTGGCATCCGCTGCTGCAGCGGTACGATGAGCTGCTGGGCCCCGATCTGCCGGGGCAGCGGGTGCTCGACTTGGCGTGTGGCGAAGGCCATCTGGCCCGGCGCCTGTGTGCGTTCGGGCCGGGGTCGGTGCTGGGCATTGATCTGGCCCCCGCACTCATTCAGGTGGCGGCCGAGCGCGCCGACGACCCCCGCCTGAGTTTCCGGGTGGACGACGCCCAGACGCTGGCCACGGTGCCTGACGCCTCGGTGGACGTGGCGGTGTCCAAGCTGGCCCTCATGGACGTGGCCGACCACCGCGCGCTGTTTCAGGCGACGGCGCGGGTGCTGGTCCCTGGGAGCCGCTTTCTGTTCTCCCTGCTGCACCCCTGCTTCGAAGCGCCCTTTCACGAGGAGCGCGCACCCCGCTTTCTTCTGGATGAGGCGGGTGAGCGTCTGGCCTACCGCATTCAGACCTACGCCCAGGAAGGCCCCTGGCAGTCCGGGGGCAGCGGGGTGCGCGGGCGCCTGGGGGCCCATCACCGCACGCTCTCTACCCTGGTCAACGATCTGCTGGCGGCGGACTTCACCCTGCGCGGCCTGCACGAACTATTCAGCGCCCCTTCTGGTCTGCTCGCGCAGGTGCCCCAGACCCTGCTGCTTGACGCCGAACGGCGGCCCTGA
- a CDS encoding saccharopine dehydrogenase family protein — MSKVIIIGAGGVANVTAKKCAQNDSVFTEVLIATRTVSKADKIVAEIKEHFPQSKTVFTTATVDADNVPELAELIRAFGPKMVINLALPYQDLTIMDACLETGVHYLDTANYEPKDVAKFEYSWQWAYQDRFKEKGLMALLGCGFDPGATQAFTAYHAKHHFQEIHYLDIVDCNNGNHGKAFATNFNPEINIREITANGRYWENGQWVETQPLELSQDIYYPKVATRKSFVLYHEELESLVKHFPTIKRARFWMTFGEAYIKHLSVLEGIGMTSIEPINFRGQQIAPIEFLKAVLPAPESLAAGYSGQTCIGVQAKGIGKDGQPKVHFIYNVKDHADCYREVQAQGVSYTTGVPAMIGAMLMLQGEWMREGVWNVEQLDPDPFFDAMNRWGLPIDELTGIELVKD, encoded by the coding sequence ATGAGCAAGGTCATCATCATCGGAGCCGGCGGCGTGGCCAACGTCACCGCCAAGAAGTGTGCCCAGAACGACAGCGTGTTCACCGAGGTGCTGATCGCCACCCGCACGGTGAGCAAGGCCGACAAGATCGTGGCGGAAATCAAAGAGCACTTCCCCCAGAGCAAGACGGTCTTCACCACCGCCACCGTGGACGCCGACAACGTGCCGGAACTGGCCGAGCTGATCCGGGCCTTCGGACCCAAAATGGTCATCAACCTCGCGCTGCCCTACCAGGACCTCACCATCATGGACGCCTGCCTGGAAACCGGCGTGCACTACCTGGACACCGCCAACTACGAGCCCAAGGACGTGGCGAAGTTCGAATACTCCTGGCAGTGGGCCTACCAGGACCGCTTCAAGGAAAAGGGCCTGATGGCGCTGCTGGGCTGCGGCTTTGACCCCGGCGCCACCCAGGCGTTTACCGCCTACCACGCCAAGCACCATTTCCAGGAAATTCACTACCTGGACATCGTGGACTGCAACAACGGCAACCACGGCAAGGCCTTTGCCACCAACTTCAACCCGGAAATCAACATCCGCGAAATCACCGCCAACGGCCGCTACTGGGAAAACGGGCAGTGGGTGGAAACCCAGCCCCTGGAACTCAGCCAGGACATCTACTACCCCAAAGTCGCCACCCGCAAGAGCTTTGTGCTGTACCACGAAGAACTTGAGTCGCTGGTCAAGCACTTTCCCACCATCAAGCGCGCCCGCTTCTGGATGACGTTTGGCGAGGCGTACATCAAGCATCTGTCGGTCCTTGAGGGCATCGGCATGACGTCCATTGAGCCCATCAACTTCCGGGGCCAGCAGATTGCCCCGATTGAATTCCTGAAGGCCGTGCTGCCCGCGCCCGAATCGCTGGCGGCGGGCTACAGCGGCCAGACCTGTATTGGCGTGCAGGCCAAGGGCATCGGCAAGGACGGCCAGCCCAAGGTGCATTTCATCTACAACGTCAAGGACCACGCCGACTGCTACCGCGAGGTGCAGGCCCAGGGCGTGTCGTACACCACCGGCGTGCCCGCCATGATCGGCGCCATGCTGATGCTGCAGGGCGAGTGGATGAGGGAAGGGGTGTGGAACGTGGAGCAGCTGGACCCCGATCCCTTCTTCGACGCCATGAACCGGTGGGGCCTGCCCATTGACGAACTGACCGGCATCGAACTGGTCAAGGACTGA
- the mutL gene encoding DNA mismatch repair endonuclease MutL, with product MTSPAIHVLPEHVARLIAAGEVVSRPLDVVRELVDNALDAGATRIEVELDGGGLTLVRVRDNGGGIPAASVGLAPLRHATSKLAPDTGAALQVTTLGFRGEALWAAAQAGELHLVTRPAAQVGACELLACGEEIQVGRTSAPAGTTVTVRRLFARLPARLRTQAPPAAEAREVTALLGRYVLHWPGLHWRLCVDGEVRLSHAPADHRGAVASVYGPLNANRVLAVAQGAVRGVVSRPELTRPRRDRMHFSVNGRPVQAPPELERAVIEGYGELLPAGAAPLCVLDLTVGPDEHNPNVHPAKQVVALADLGGVAAAVRAAVAEALSRHPLARVAPTPLSPAAAPPPPTHEHFPALTLLGVYQELYLLAQGEGDLWIVDAHAAHERALYEALRRDLLAAPPLDLPEPELLHLTPEQLARLHERAPELQAWGLTLEDFGAGLARLRTLPATLAALSVPRLHEQIVEAALGTGPDPQREVLARLACAPALKAGMLDHARGEAVLRALAACEQPWACPHGRPTALRLPERDLAHTFGRRGVRDVPRGRDAAAPGPAAAGRSAGPGAAESGLSEG from the coding sequence ATGACCTCGCCTGCCATTCACGTGCTGCCCGAACACGTCGCCCGTCTGATCGCGGCGGGCGAGGTGGTTTCGCGCCCGCTGGACGTGGTGCGCGAACTGGTGGACAACGCGCTGGACGCGGGCGCCACCCGCATTGAGGTGGAACTGGACGGCGGCGGCCTGACCCTGGTGCGGGTGCGCGACAACGGCGGCGGGATTCCGGCCGCCTCCGTGGGGCTGGCCCCGCTGCGGCACGCCACCAGCAAGCTGGCCCCAGACACGGGCGCCGCGCTGCAGGTGACCACCCTGGGCTTCCGGGGCGAGGCGCTGTGGGCGGCGGCGCAGGCGGGCGAGCTGCATCTGGTCACGCGCCCGGCCGCGCAGGTGGGCGCGTGCGAGCTGCTGGCGTGCGGCGAGGAGATTCAGGTGGGCCGCACCTCGGCACCGGCCGGCACCACGGTCACGGTGCGGCGCCTCTTTGCCCGGCTGCCCGCGCGCCTGCGCACCCAGGCGCCCCCGGCTGCCGAGGCCCGCGAGGTCACGGCCCTGCTGGGGCGCTACGTGCTGCACTGGCCCGGCCTGCACTGGCGCCTGTGCGTGGACGGCGAGGTGCGGCTCTCGCACGCGCCCGCCGACCACCGGGGCGCGGTGGCCAGCGTGTACGGGCCCCTGAACGCCAACCGGGTGCTGGCCGTGGCGCAGGGCGCGGTGCGCGGGGTGGTGTCGCGCCCCGAACTCACGCGGCCCCGGCGCGACCGCATGCACTTCAGCGTGAATGGCCGCCCCGTGCAGGCCCCCCCCGAACTGGAACGCGCGGTGATTGAGGGTTACGGCGAACTGCTGCCGGCCGGCGCCGCGCCCCTGTGCGTGCTGGACCTGACCGTGGGCCCGGACGAACACAACCCCAACGTGCATCCGGCCAAGCAGGTGGTGGCGCTGGCCGACCTGGGCGGCGTGGCGGCGGCGGTGCGCGCGGCCGTGGCCGAGGCCCTAAGCCGCCACCCCCTGGCGCGCGTGGCGCCCACCCCCCTCTCGCCCGCTGCCGCGCCGCCCCCGCCCACCCACGAGCACTTTCCGGCGCTGACGCTGCTGGGGGTGTATCAGGAGCTGTACCTGCTGGCGCAGGGCGAGGGCGACCTGTGGATCGTGGACGCCCACGCCGCCCATGAGCGCGCGCTGTACGAGGCATTGCGGCGCGATCTGCTGGCCGCCCCCCCGCTGGACCTGCCCGAGCCCGAACTGCTGCACCTGACCCCGGAACAGCTGGCCCGGCTGCACGAACGCGCCCCGGAACTGCAGGCCTGGGGCCTGACCCTGGAAGACTTCGGGGCGGGGCTGGCGCGGCTGCGCACCCTGCCCGCCACGCTGGCCGCCCTGAGCGTGCCCCGGCTGCACGAACAGATTGTGGAAGCGGCGCTGGGCACCGGCCCCGATCCGCAGCGCGAGGTGCTGGCGCGGCTGGCCTGCGCCCCGGCCCTGAAGGCGGGCATGCTGGACCACGCCCGGGGCGAGGCGGTGCTGCGCGCCCTGGCCGCCTGCGAGCAGCCCTGGGCCTGCCCCCACGGCCGCCCCACCGCCCTGCGCCTGCCCGAGCGCGATCTGGCGCACACCTTTGGCCGCCGGGGCGTGCGCGATGTGCCCCGGGGCCGGGACGCCGCCGCGCCGGGGCCAGCCGCCGCTGGGCGCTCAGCGGGTCCCGGCGCCGCTGAGTCCGGCCTCAGCGAAGGGTAA
- a CDS encoding MBL fold metallo-hydrolase: MSAVRVIPLQAGDCLNLAAITERGAPWRLQAYPAGFSLLLHPVHGPVLFDTGYGESVVQAMRRWPGVLYGLVTPVRLHLQATARAQLAVMGFAPQDVQHIIVSHLHADHVGGLRDFPHATFHLDRAAYEPLRALRGLKAVRRAFLPEALPADFEARARWLPFQAAPPDLAPFAQVADVFGDGSVWAVPLPGHAPGMVGLLVPEAQGLSVLAADAAWSVRAAREARPPHPLARAAFFDPSQEEASGAQLRAFLQAHPHARVHVSHDAPEGWR, translated from the coding sequence GTGAGCGCCGTGCGGGTGATTCCCCTGCAGGCGGGCGACTGCCTGAACCTCGCGGCCATCACCGAGCGCGGGGCCCCCTGGCGGTTGCAGGCGTACCCAGCGGGGTTTTCGCTGCTGCTGCACCCCGTGCACGGCCCGGTGCTGTTCGATACCGGCTACGGCGAGAGCGTGGTGCAGGCCATGCGGCGCTGGCCGGGCGTGCTGTACGGCCTGGTCACCCCGGTGCGCCTGCACCTCCAGGCCACCGCCCGCGCCCAGCTGGCGGTGATGGGCTTTGCGCCGCAGGACGTGCAGCACATCATCGTGTCGCACCTGCACGCCGACCATGTGGGGGGGCTGCGCGACTTTCCGCACGCCACGTTTCACCTGGACCGCGCCGCCTACGAACCGCTGCGGGCGCTGCGCGGCCTGAAGGCCGTGCGCCGGGCCTTTCTGCCCGAGGCCCTGCCCGCCGATTTCGAGGCCCGTGCCCGCTGGTTGCCCTTTCAGGCGGCGCCCCCCGATCTGGCCCCCTTTGCCCAGGTGGCCGACGTCTTCGGGGACGGCTCGGTGTGGGCGGTGCCGCTGCCCGGGCACGCCCCCGGCATGGTGGGCCTGCTGGTGCCCGAGGCCCAGGGCCTGAGCGTGCTGGCCGCCGACGCCGCCTGGAGCGTGCGCGCCGCCCGCGAGGCCCGCCCGCCCCACCCACTGGCCCGCGCGGCGTTTTTCGACCCGTCGCAGGAAGAAGCCAGTGGGGCGCAACTGCGCGCGTTCCTGCAGGCCCACCCCCACGCCCGGGTCCATGTGAGCCACGACGCCCCGGAGGGCTGGCGGTGA
- a CDS encoding YciI-like protein, producing MHFLLFYRELVPDYLTRREPLRAAHLAHARAAEARGELVLAGALADPADGAVLLFQGEGPEAAQAFAQTDPYVVSGLVGHWEVRRWMTVVGQDAAHPV from the coding sequence ATGCACTTTCTGCTGTTTTACCGGGAGCTGGTCCCCGATTACCTGACCCGGCGCGAACCGCTGCGCGCCGCCCACCTCGCCCACGCCCGCGCAGCCGAGGCGCGGGGCGAACTGGTGCTGGCCGGCGCCCTGGCCGATCCGGCCGACGGCGCCGTGCTGCTGTTCCAGGGCGAGGGACCCGAAGCGGCGCAGGCCTTCGCCCAGACTGATCCCTACGTGGTCAGCGGCCTGGTGGGCCACTGGGAAGTGCGGCGCTGGATGACCGTGGTGGGCCAGGACGCCGCCCACCCGGTGTAA